The Dehalobacter sp. region TGAGGTTTTGTATCAACAATGAATGGCGCGTATCGAAAAGTGAGAAATACATGCCCATTTATAACCCGAGCAAGGGAGAGATTATTGCGGAGACTCCCTGCTGTACGGTGGATGAGGTGAATGAGGCGGTTGCCGCCGCGAAAGCTGCTTTTCCCGACTGGGCCGCGAAGCCAGTTTCCGTTCGAACCCAGGTCCTGTTCAGATTCAAGGCGCTTGTTGAGCAACATCTTGATGAACTTTCAGAATTAATGGCAACGGAAATGGGCAAGTGCCTGAGTGAAGCAAGAGGGGATGTCCTCAAAGCAGTTGAGGGCACTGAGATCGCCTGTGCTGCTCCTGCACTAATGATGGGCGATGCTCTCATGCAAGTATCCAAGGGGCATGACACCGTAATGTATAGGGAACCCCTCGGTGTGTTTGCCGGAATTGCACCGTACAATTTCCCGGCAATGATTCCTTTTGGGTGGATGATCCCCCTTTGTATTGCGACAGGAAACACAATGGTGTTGAAGGCGGCAAGTCTTGTGCCTCAAACAGCCATGAGACTTCTCGAAATACTTATAGAAGCGGGATTGCCAAAAGGTGTGGTCAATCTTGTTACTTGCAGCCGTAAGGAAGCAGAAATAGTTCTCAAACATCCAGATGTCAGAGGGATATCTTATGTTGGCTCGACCAGTGTGGGGCTACATATATATTCAACTGCCGCAGCAAGTGGCAAGAGAGTGCAGGCACTCACAGAGGCGAAAAATCATGCCCTAGTACTGAGGGATGCTCCGCTTGAAAGGACCGCCCGAGGGATCATCAACTCCTCATTCGGATGTGCTGGTCAGCGATGCATGGCACTTCCGGTCATCGTCGTAGAAGATGCTGTCGCTGATGAACTCATATCCTACCTGGTAGAGTTTGCTAAGGAACTGGTGGTGGGCCCTGCATATGAGGCGGAATCTCAACTTGGTCCCCTTGTTTCGGAGGGTCAAAAGAAATTTGTAATCGACTGTATTAATAAAGGTGTTGAAGAGGGTGCCAAGCTCGTCTTGGACGGTAGAGATATCGTTGTTGAGGGATACGAGGGAGGTTATTTTGTAGGACCCACTATTTTTGACCATGTGATGCCTGGCATGTCTTCAGGCGATAACGAGATATTTGGACCGGTAATCAGTATTAAGCGTGTAAATAATTTTGAAGAAGGAATGGAACTAATGAACGCGAACGAGTTCGCAAATGGTTCAGCCATCTATACAAATAACGGTTATTACGCGCGAGAGTTTGTCCGGAGAACCGACGGCGGGATGGTCGGTGTGAACGTTGGTATCCCCGTTCCGATTGGATACTTCCCGTTCTCGGGACATAAGCAATCTTTCTTTGGCGATCTTCACTGCCTTGGGAAAGATGGAGTTGCGTTCTTTACAGAAGCAAAATGTGTGACATCTAGATGGTTCGGTGAAGAAGATCTAAAGGCAACAAAGATCAGCACTTGGGAAGGTACGTTGACTAAAGAGTAATTAGCAGCAAGCTTTTGAGCCTCTTTCAAGAGGAAGGGCAGATCCTGTCGCTGAGATTTTAAAGCACTTGGATATTAATATTATCTGTCCAATCTGCAACCAGAAAAAGGAGGGTTCTATGAATGGCCGAGACAGTCCGTGAGTGGGGAAAATAAGCGTTCGGATTAGAATTTTAAATATGTTTCGTGCCGAAAACTAACTAAGGAGGCAATACAATGGGCGTTTGGGATATTGGGAAGGATTTCTTGTGTCCGGCGGTTAATTATATTGGAACAGGGACAGTCAAAGTAACAGGCGAAAGAGTCAAAATCCTTGGTGGGACCAAGGCTCTCATAGTATGTGACCCATTTCTTGCAAAGTTGGCAGGTGGCCCGGTTGAAAAGGTTGTTGCTTCTCTAAAAGAGTCTGGAATCGACTATGCAATCTTCGCTGATGTTCATCCCAATCCGAGAGATACGGATGTCGCAGCTGGTTTTGATGCCTATAAGAAAGCAAATGCTGATATTCTCGTCTCCGTAGGTGGTGGAAGTGCCCACGACTGCGCGAAGGGAATAGGGATTGCCGCTACTCATCCTGGCAAGCTTATTGATTATGCCGGTATCGAGGAGTTGACAAATGCTACTATTCCTTTGGTAGCTGTTAACACCACCGCTGGGACAGGCAGCGAGGTTACTCGCCATTGCGTTATTACCGATACATCAACCAAGATCAAGTTTGTTATCGTGAGTTGGAGGAATCTGCCGCTTGTTTCCATCAACGATCCTGAACTACATCTTATGAAGCCTCCCGGACTGACTGCGGCAACTGGAATGGATGCTTTAACACATGCCGTCGAATGTTATGTCACCCTGGCTGCAAATCCCACAACCGATGCTGTTGCAGCTGGGGCCAT contains the following coding sequences:
- a CDS encoding CoA-acylating methylmalonate-semialdehyde dehydrogenase; amino-acid sequence: METLAKKPKVNQLKEVKQLRFCINNEWRVSKSEKYMPIYNPSKGEIIAETPCCTVDEVNEAVAAAKAAFPDWAAKPVSVRTQVLFRFKALVEQHLDELSELMATEMGKCLSEARGDVLKAVEGTEIACAAPALMMGDALMQVSKGHDTVMYREPLGVFAGIAPYNFPAMIPFGWMIPLCIATGNTMVLKAASLVPQTAMRLLEILIEAGLPKGVVNLVTCSRKEAEIVLKHPDVRGISYVGSTSVGLHIYSTAAASGKRVQALTEAKNHALVLRDAPLERTARGIINSSFGCAGQRCMALPVIVVEDAVADELISYLVEFAKELVVGPAYEAESQLGPLVSEGQKKFVIDCINKGVEEGAKLVLDGRDIVVEGYEGGYFVGPTIFDHVMPGMSSGDNEIFGPVISIKRVNNFEEGMELMNANEFANGSAIYTNNGYYAREFVRRTDGGMVGVNVGIPVPIGYFPFSGHKQSFFGDLHCLGKDGVAFFTEAKCVTSRWFGEEDLKATKISTWEGTLTKE
- a CDS encoding iron-containing alcohol dehydrogenase; translation: MGVWDIGKDFLCPAVNYIGTGTVKVTGERVKILGGTKALIVCDPFLAKLAGGPVEKVVASLKESGIDYAIFADVHPNPRDTDVAAGFDAYKKANADILVSVGGGSAHDCAKGIGIAATHPGKLIDYAGIEELTNATIPLVAVNTTAGTGSEVTRHCVITDTSTKIKFVIVSWRNLPLVSINDPELHLMKPPGLTAATGMDALTHAVECYVTLAANPTTDAVAAGAIKLISNNLRRAVSYGQDIEARTNMAHASVLAGMAFNNAGLGYVHAMAHQLGGLLDMAHGVANAILLPHVERWNLPCNLKKFGEIAEMMGENIQGLSPSAAANKAIDAIVQLSEDVGIPSGLRQLGVKDEDLAPMAKQAMLDGNAGCNPRVGTEKDLLQIFQAAM